The Streptomyces laurentii region GACAGGCATATGACAGCCGGCTTGTCCGGGCCGTCGTCCAGCAGGTACGTCCCCCGGGTCATCCGGTCCGTGAGGGTCATCGACATGACGTCCCGCCCGGTCTTCTCGTCCTTGTCCAGCCAGAACGGCCGGTCGACCGGCACGAAGAGCTTGGAGCTCTCCATGTAGTGGGTGCGCTCGATCGCGGTCCAGTGGTCGATCGGGAAGAGCGAGTCGTCGCAGGCGATCTTGGACAGCAGCATCCAGGACTGGGCGGTGAAGATCGCCGCGCGGTACGTACGGATGTCGCCGGACGCGTCGGTGACGGTGATCCGGTTGCCGGCGGCGCGGTTCAGCCGGGTGACGGCCGGCCGCGGCTCGCCGTCCTCGTGCAGGGAGCGCAGGGAGGTGCCCGGCGTCCAGTGCGTGATCTTCTCCGGCTCGCGCTCCCACAGCCGCAGCGGCAGCTGCTGCGAGCCGCCGACGATGCCGCGGTGGTGGTCGTCGGCCTCGGTGTAGACGACCCGCAGGATCTCCAGGATGGAGTTGGGGAAGTCGGTGTCCCAGCCGCCGGTGCCGAAGCCGACCTGGCCGAAGATCTCGCGGTGCCGGAAGGACTTGAACGCCTCGGACTCGCAGAGGAAGCCGTAGAAGGTCTGGTTGTCGAGCTTCTCGACGAGCCGGGCCCAGATCTCGCGGATGCGCGGCACGTCGCGCTCGCGCAGGGCGCGGTTCATGTCGGAGAAGTCGGCGCCCTCCTCCAGGCAGTCGTTCCACGCCCGGGCGACGTCCCGGTAGACCTGCGGCAGGTCGTCGATGGTCTCGGCGTAGTGCGACTCGCCCTTGAGGTCGACGACGGTCGAGCGGGTGGCCTCGGCCAGCGGGTTCGGGAACGGCGTGGTCGTCAGGCCCACCAGGTCGATGTAGTGCTGGAGCGCCGTGGAGGAGGGCGGGAAGCGCATCGCGCCCATCTCGGCGCTCAGGCCCTCGGTCTCCGGCCCCTCGAATCCGACGGTGCGCAGTCGGCCGCCGATCCGGTCCGCCTCGTAGACGACGGGCTTGAGGCCCATCTTCATCAGCTCGTACGCGGCGATGATCCCCGACAGACCGCCGCCGATCACGGCGACCTCGGCGCCGAGCTCGGTCGCCGGGATCTGGCCGAGGCCCGCCGGGTGGGCCAGGAAGTCGTCGTAGGCGTACGGGAAGTCCGGGCCGAACATGGTGATCGGCGGCTGGCCGTCGGTGTGCTGGACGGCGGTGGGCACCGTGGACGTCATGGGGTACGGACTCCTTGC contains the following coding sequences:
- a CDS encoding lysine monooxygenase (Flavin containing amine oxidoreductase; pfam01593;~Rossmann-fold NAD(P)(+)-binding proteins; cl09931;~identified by MetaGeneAnnotator; putative;~lysine monooxygenase [Streptomyces himastatinicus ATCC53653]), whose protein sequence is MTSTVPTAVQHTDGQPPITMFGPDFPYAYDDFLAHPAGLGQIPATELGAEVAVIGGGLSGIIAAYELMKMGLKPVVYEADRIGGRLRTVGFEGPETEGLSAEMGAMRFPPSSTALQHYIDLVGLTTTPFPNPLAEATRSTVVDLKGESHYAETIDDLPQVYRDVARAWNDCLEEGADFSDMNRALRERDVPRIREIWARLVEKLDNQTFYGFLCESEAFKSFRHREIFGQVGFGTGGWDTDFPNSILEILRVVYTEADDHHRGIVGGSQQLPLRLWEREPEKITHWTPGTSLRSLHEDGEPRPAVTRLNRAAGNRITVTDASGDIRTYRAAIFTAQSWMLLSKIACDDSLFPIDHWTAIERTHYMESSKLFVPVDRPFWLDKDEKTGRDVMSMTLTDRMTRGTYLLDDGPDKPAVICLSYTWCDDSLKWLPLSAAERMEVMLKSLGEIYPDVDIRSHIIGNPVTVSWENEPYFMGAFKANLPGHYRYQRRLFTHFMQDRLPEDMRGIFLAGDDISWTAGWAEGAVQTALNAVWGVMHHFGGTTDASNPGPGDLYDEIAPVELPED